The Methanothermobacter sp. CaT2 DNA window TCTGACTGACCTCAACGCCCTGGACGCCATCAGAATCATAAGCAGGTGCCTCCCATCTGCCGTTGATGAACCCGGGAACATGGAGTACCGTGAGGGTATGATGCTTGCAAGCCTCGAGGCTGGTCTTGCATTCTCAAATGCCAGTCTGGGACTTGTCCATGCAATGGCCCACAGCCTTGGAGGCAAACTTGACATGGCCCACGGTGAGGCCAATGCACTGCTACTTGAACACGTGATAGAATTCAACTACCCTGGAGCCAGTGAACGGTACCATGAAATCGCACGGGCAATGGGCCTCAGGGGCTCGGGGCCCGCCGAGCTCATTGATTACATCCGGGAATTCAGGTCCGGTATAGGGATCGACATGACCCTGGAGGATCTCGGCGTCGGGGAGGACGACATACCTGAACTTGCAGAGGCCTCAATGAAGGACCCCTGCATTGTAACAAACCCTGTACGGCCCTCAATTGAAGATGTTGAGGCCATATTCAGGAGGGCCCTCTGAGGTGCTGGTGAAATGTCTGATAGAGACTGGGAAACCCTCCGGGAAAAGATAATCGGATTCGGTGAGAAATCCGTAAGGAAGAGCTACTACCCGAGACTTCAGGAGTCAATGGCCGAACTTGAGAGGTTCAGAAAACTCCTTGACTGCACAGATGACGCCATATTCCTGGTTAAAATCCCTGGTGGTGAACTCGTGGATGCCAACCGTTCAGCCTGCGTAAGGTTAGGATACTCCACCAGGGACATCCCGGGACACGTGGTATACGATCTCCTGCCAGGGGAACTCCACAATGTATTCCATGGAATACTGGAGGGTGATGAGGACAGGGTGACCATGGATGGTCGTTTACTTAAGAGGGACGGCGATGAGGTGCCCGTTGAGATAAAGGTAAACATCCTTGATTTTAAGGGTGATAGATACGCTGTGCTCGTTGCCAGGGATATAAGCGAAAGGCTGAGGATGGAGTCAGAGCTGATGAAATCCCTCAGGGAGAAGGAGGTCCTTCTGAGTGAGATACACCACAGGGTCAAGAACAACCTCCAGATAATATCAAGCCTTCTGAGCCTCCAGAGCCATGGTATCGATGACCCATCATGCAGGTCTCTTCTTTCAGAAAGTCAGGACCGGATAAGGTCAATGGCACTCATACATGAACAGCTCTACCGCTCAGGGGACTTCAGCTCCATAGAATTCTCATCATATGCCTCAAGGCTCCTCAAGAACCTTAAAAGATCATACGCCGCCGGGAAGAATATCGAGGTATCAGTGGACACCGAAAGCGTGAAGCTCAGCCTTGAAACATCAATACCTCTGGGGCTCATACTAAGCGAACTGGTGACCAACGCCCTCAAACATGCATTTAAGGGAAGAGATAGTGGTAATATAATTGTTAAATTTAAAAAGGATGGTGATTACTGCGTCCTTGAGGTCAGGGATGATGGTGTGGGTTTCAATGAGGAGAAGATCAGGAACAGCGCCTCCCTGGGCTTTAGACTTGTTGAAATACTCACAGAACAGCTGGACGGATCACTGACATACTCCGGAGAGAACGGAGGACTTTTCAGAATAAGGTTCAGAGAAACCCTCTACAAAGACAGACTGACCAACTAAAGACCCGAAACACTTTTCATACTCTGAGAGGATGATACACATTATACCGTCTCAAGCTTTATTAAAGGCTTAAAAGGTTAAATAAAGGTTCTTGTATCTCTGAAGGTGGTGAAGGGCCATTTCAGGGCCCCATCAAAGCCCATGGAAAGCATTATAAATGGTGCCCTATGTTAATATGAATATGGTTAGATTCAACAGGGAAGAGGTCAGGGACATTCTCGTGTCCATGGTTGTAATTGCAGGCGTATTCGCCTATGTTTTCTCAGGAAAGAACATTCAGACTGCAGTGGTTCTTCTTCCAGCAACCCTGATCACGGTTGGCCTTGGATTTGTCCTCCATGAGATAGCCCATAAACTGATGGCCATAAGGTACGGTTTCTGGGCAGAATACAGGCTATGGTTTGAGGGCCTTCTGCTTGCACTGGTAACGGCCTACTTCGGATTTGTCTTTGCAGCCCCCGGTGCGGTCTACATCCATGGCAACTACATTGAGAGGGATGTGAACGGTAAGATATCCCTTGCAGGACCCCTAACAAATATAATCCTTGCAATCATGTTCCTCATGGTATCCACGGTACTCCCATCACCCATCAACCAGGTGGCATTCCTTGGATACGCTGTCAACAGCTTCCTCGCCCTCTTCAACCTCATACCCCTAGCGGTGCTTGATGGGGCCAAGGTTTTCAGGTGGAACCCCCTGATCTGGCTCCTTGCAGCCGCAGCTGCATTTGCTCTGACATTCAACAGCATGTTCTGAGTGGTTAAGATGTTCCGGGATATTCCTGTCAGGTACATTGGATGCACCCACAGGGCCGTGAGGCCCTCCGAAACCCTGAAGGCCTTCAGGGACAAACTCTCCATGATAGGTGTTACAAGGATCACCGAGATAACACACCTCGACCGCATCGGCATACCCGTATTCTCCGCCATAAGACCAACAGCAGAGGATGGGGCTGTGAGCATATACGCCGGTAAGGGCGCCACCAGAACCCAGGCAAGGGCCTCCGCCATGATGGAGGCCTTTGAGAGGTATTCAGCAGAAAGAAAACCCGAAGATGAAACATTCACAGCACAGCCAGAGGACTGTGACGGCCTTGACCCTGAGTCACTGATACTTCCAGGATCTGCTGATCTGAAATCTGAACTGGAGTGGATTAATGCAGAGAACCTCACCGGTGATGAGGAGGTCCCGGTACCTGCAAATGCTGTTTTTCATCCATACAACCCTCCGGAAGGCTGCATGAGTCTGTTCCGATCAAACACCAATGGACTTGCATCAGGGAATGCGAGGGAGGAGGCCATATTCCACGGGCTGATGGAGGTGATTGAAAGGGATGCCTGGAGCCTCTTCGAGGCTAGGAGGGGTCCCAAAGTGGAGGTTGACTGCTCAGGGACGGATAATGATATAATATCAGGGCTCCTTGAGAAGTTCCATGCCGCTGGTGTGGAGGTGACCCTGGTTGACCTTACAGCGGACACAGGGGTTGCGACGGTGGCTGCGGTTGCAGATGACACCGTCCTAAAGGATCCGGCCCTCCTCACCATGGGCGTCGGGACCCACCTTGACCCTGAAATTGCGGTTATAAGGGCCCTTACAGAGGTCGCCCAGAGCAGGGCCACCCAGATACATGGAACCCGGGAGGACACCGTCAGGGCCGAGTTCATGAGACGTGCCGGGTATGAACGTATGAAGAGACTCAACAGGCACTGGTTCAGTGAACCGGAGGACACGATTACCCTGGATGACATGGAGGACCTCTCAACAAGGTCATTCATGGGAGACCTTGAGATAACCCTCAGGAAACTGCATGAAGCCGGGCTGAAGGATGTTTTCTATGTTGACCTCACCCGTGATGTGGGGGTCCCCGTCGTCAGGGTCATAGTTCCGGGGCTTGAGGTCTTCTCTGTTGACCCAGAACGTGTGGGGCGTCGCATCAGGTCCTCCATCTGAGGAGTCTGTAAAAGACCGGATTCTATCAAAGGTGTTCCCAAATCAGGAGCTCCCTCCTTCTGCTAGCCACAACAAACATCAGCAGCACATCATCTAAAAGATTAATTATCAGCGCCAAGATACCAACCAACATGCATGGTAAGAAAATAATCATCTTCACGGGACCATCCCTATCACACACTGAAGCCTCCAGTATCCTTGAAGCCGAGTACAGGCCACCGGTGAGGAGGGGTGACATCCAGGAGGCCATGAAGGAGAACCCTGACATAATAGGCATAATAGACGGTGTTTTCCACCAGAGCCCTGCTGTTGGTCACAGGGAGATCATTGATGCCATCAGGAGGGGTGTGAAGGTGGTTGGAGGGGCCAGCATGGGGGCCCTGAGGGCCTCAGAGCTCAGTGACCTTGGAATGGTGGGTGTTGGCCGCATCTTCAGATCATACCTTGAGGGTGAAATCGAATCGGATGATGACGTTGCAGTTGCCTTTAACCCTGAAACCCTGGAGCCCCTCTCTGATTCCCTTGTCAGCATAGAATTCAACCTTAAAAGAGCCCTCAGGAGGGGTGTGATAAGAGAGGATGATTTCAGGAAACTTATGAATACCGCGAGGAACCTCTTCTACCCCCTCCGTAATTACAGGAGGATCCTCCATGAAAGCGGGATCCCTGATGATGTTAAAGAATCCCTGCGCTCTTTCCTTGAATCAGAGGGCAGGGACCTTAAAAGGGAGGACGCACTGGAGGTCATCCGTCATATAAAGAGACTTGCATATACAGAATAGGTTCCAGAAAGTAAAAAGCGGACAGAACTACACATAACAGAACCCTAAATAGGCAGGAGATAACACTGAACTAAACCACATAACAGGACCATGACTGCTGAAAAATAAAAGAGACTACAGCGAATTATGATGAACCTCACAGGACTATGGATGTGTTATCATGGATCTTGAATCAAAGGTTGAAAGGGTTAAGATGGCCCTCAGGGGTGAGAGGATCGCCGTTGGATTCTCGGGTGGTGCTGACAGCACAGCTCTCCTTGATATGGCTGCAGATGTTGCTGATGCTGTGGTCGCCTTCACCGTGGATACCGGTGTGATGCCCCGTGGCTTCATTGAGGGGGCTTCAGGTATAGCCAGGGATATCGGTGTTGAACATGTGGTGCTTGAGATGAATCTCCTTGATAACCCTGAATTTGCGAAAAATGCTGCCGACAGGTGCTTTGTGTGTAAGAACATCATATACAGTTCCATAATCAGGGAAGCTCATAACAGGGGCCTTGATGTGGTTGTAGACGGAACCACAGCCAGTGACATGTTCGAGGACCGCCCTGGGGTCCTTGTAAATCACATGCTTGGAATAAAAACACCCCTACTGGACGCCGGGATGAAGAGAAGTGATGTGATTGAATACCTCAGGTCCAGGGGACTTAACTATCTGGAGGAAACCACCTGCCTTGCAACGAGGATCCGGACAGATGAAGAAATCACCCCCGAGATTATAAACAGGGTCTCCTATGCTGAAAGCCTCATCAGGGGCTTTTACGGTTATGGAAAGGTCCGTGTCCGCCATGAAGGGGGATCCGCCATAATAGAGGTTGATGAACCAGAAAGGCTCCTTGAGGCGGCCATCATAAGGCACCTGGATGATGAGCTGAGGGCCGTTGGATTCAGCAGGGTCCTCCTTGACATTACAGGAACCAGAAATACCGGTGATGATGCCATGATCTACAGGCCCTGCCGTGACGCTGAATCAAGGATAATGTTCGAGGTTAAGCTGCCCTACAGCATAGATATTGCCGGGACCTGCAGGGAACTCATGGATAGGGAGCCAAGGTGTTCAGAGAAGATGGGGGTCATAATGCTGGAGATCGGTGATGGGAACATCACCATCTTCAGGAACGGGAAGATCGTTGCAAGGAGGGTCAAAGACCAGGATGAAGCAGAGAATCTCCTCCTTGAGGTACTACCCCACATAATAAGGGAGCCTGTCAGTTAATGAACCAGCAAAAAGGATTGCGGGAAACCTGGAGGCTCCAGTTAACTGAAGCCACTAGAGAACCCTCCTCACATTCTCATCCACCCTTCTCCTGAAGGATGTCATCCTCCTGAGGAGACCCCTTGAGTCAGGGCCCCTCAGAATCAGGTCCTCCTCAATACTGAAGTGTACGCCGTCGGCGCTTATCTCATTGAAGACCACCTCAACCTCATTCGAGTCATCGGGGATGTCATTGGTCCTCAGATCGTAGTCAACAAGTAGTTCATCATGCTCCAGGACATCTGAAACAGCGGCCTTGAGCGTCATCTCCAGTACATCCAGAAATGTTTCTATGACCGGGAGGTCGTTCCACCAGCAGTATCCGAGGAGCATCTTGAGCTGTATATCCCTTATTGAGACCTCTCCATGGTTCTTAACTGCAACTGTGAGAACCCCCCGGGAGGTTCTCAGCGTTATCCTCTGGTCAGTCATTTCCATCAATGAGAGCATTTATAAGGTCATTGGCCCTTGCAAGTCCAACGAGGTCTCCTTCATAGTCTATGATGGGTATCTGCTCAATCTTCCTCCTCTTCATCTTTTCTGCGCAGGAGGTTACGGTTGCTGATGTGGTTGCAGTCACAATATCCGTGGTGGCAACATCCCTGACCTCCTTGTCAGGGAATCTCAGCTGATTCTTTATAACATATAGGACGTTCTTGCTGTCCCATGACCACCTGTCACCCTCTGTACCGACTGAAGTGTTGTGGACTGTGCTCTCTGAGACAACCTCACTCTCATTTATGAAGTCTGTCTCTGTGAGGACACCTGATAGTTTTCCCCTGTTGTTGAGGGCGAGGAGCACCTTTAACTTGAAGTACCGCATTATCTCAAAGGCAACGTTGAGTGGTGTCCTGTCCCATGTGGTGGGGATGTTGCGTGTCATGTAATTCTCAACCGGTTCCTGGATGTCCATCTCAGCGATGGCCCCTGCAACGAGGTCATAGCTTGTCACTATACCCACAAGCCTGTCCCCATCCACAACAGGGACCCTGCGGATGTTGTTCTCCAGCATCCGCTCTGCAGCCACCCTGACGTCATCATCAGGAGATACTGTAACCGGGTTTCTTGTCATTATGAGGGCTATCTGCTCCTCATCAGGGTTTTCAACAAGATCAGATCTTGTTATTATACCTACAAGTTCTTCTGTCCCCTTCTTAACCACGGGAAGCCCTGAAACATTCTTCTTTCTCATGAGTTCAAGGGCTGTTGCCCTGTTCCCTGGTACGGTAACATAGTGTATGTTCTCTGACATTATCTCCCTTACAAGCATGACCAACACCAAAATTAATTCGTAAAAAAAGTTTTTTCAGTGAACCACGAGGACCGGGCAGCCTGCGGATCTTACAACCTTCTCGGCCACGCTTCCCAGAAGGAACCTGTCAAGACCGTGTTTGCCTGAGGTACCCATTACCACAAGGTCCACGCCCTCCTTCTCCACTGTCCTCAGTATGGCATCTGCAGGTGAACCCTCATCGGTCCTCAGTGTTAACTTTATATCAGCCCCTGACTCCTCAACAAGCTTTTTAACAGCCTCCAGGGACCTTGAGGCCTCCTCCTCGAGCATCTCCCGCAACCTTATTATAAGGTCGTCGGCTGGTAGACCCACCAGTGAAGATGTCTCCATAACGGTTAAAGCAATTATTTCAGCTCCGCTTTCCCTGGCAATCCATATTGCATGTTCAGCAGCCTTATTGGCCTGTTTTGAGCCGTCGGTCGGGAGCGGGATTTTACTGTACATAGCCTCACCTCTTAACTAGTTTACCTTTTATTATTAAATATATTATATTTTTCGATTCTGTCCGGTTTATGATTGAGAGATATGGATCATCTGACACTTTCTCAACAAGGATGAGGTCCGCGGGGAAGCCCTCCTCAATCACGCCTGTGCCTGTGAAGGCTGATGTGTTGGATGTGGCCATCCTCAGCACCTCCACCGGTGGGAAGTAGCTGCGTGTGCATCCCCTTGTGACCTTGAGTGTGTACTCCATCTCACGCAGCATATCAGGGGAGTTGAACATGAGGTTGTCTGTGCCAAGGAGAAGGTTGATGCCCATCTCATGCATCCTCCTGATGGGGGGTATGCCAGATGAGAGCACCCCATTGGACCTGGGACAGAGGACCACCGACGCCCCCATCTCCCTCACAAGTTCAAGGTCCCCCCTGACAGGGTTTGTGAGGTGGACAAGGAGTTTGAATCCTGCTTTGAGGGCCCTTTCAACCTCACTCATGCCTGTATCCTCAAGGGACCTTCTCTGTGACTCCCTGTGCTCTGCAACGTGTATGGATGCTAGCTTCCCTGCCCTTTCACATTCCTCAACGATTATGGATGCTGTTTCATCCGTTATCTCACCCATACCGCTGGGGGCGAATCCATCTGAAACCTTCAGGACCCGCCTGACCCGCCGCCGGATCTCAGCCGGGGATGCCCCTGGATCAAAGACCACGGGATCCCTTCCAAGCACAATCCCTGAGATGGAGAGGTCAGTGAGGGCCTCCCTGAGGAGTTCAACACCCTCAGGGCCTCCCTCCCTGTAATCAATGAATGATCCTATCCCATGGGTGATCATGTCCCTGGCCGAGTTTCTCATGGCCTCCACGAGCATCCGGGGGGGTGAAGATTCCAGTATTCTGTGCTTGAGGCCATGAGGGGGCCTCACTATATCCTCAAGTGGTTTTCCATCACCCACATCAAGGGCGACTGAGTCCCCGATGTGGACGTGTGAATTTATGAGTGCAGGGCATACTATGAGGTTTGATGCATCTATTCTCTCGTCTGAGCTGACTCTTTCATCTGTTATCTCATTTATTATTCCATCCTCAATCACCAGGTTCTTCCGCTGGGGTGTGAGCTCAGGGCCCCTCAGGATGGTTCCATTTTCAACCACAAGCATGTTCATTTATAAGGGCGCCATGTTCTTTAATATTTTCTGGATACCTGGTTATTTTCCGGAGAAAAAGAACATATAAAGTGACAGAACCATCACTATTCACTTAAAGAAAGGAAGAAGAGGAAAAACTCTAAAACCTCCTCAGATTGTTTGTCTCGGACTTCTCAGCGACCCTGTTGTAGTAGTCCACCTTAACCGTGCCCCTGGAGTACCTGTAGTAAGTTTTAAGGGTGATGCTTGCACCGGGGTTAAGGGTTCCTGTGTAAACCTGTCTGTAGTTTTTTGTTGGGTAGCTGCCATACCAGACCCTTGTGTAGAAGTTTCTGGCAGCGGCTGTACCCTGATTCCTGATGTATATGTACAGTGTGCTACCTGATTTTCTGGTCCCTGTGACCACGAGATCCGGTTTCGGGTTTCCAACGGTTAATGTCTTCTTCTTAACTGATATGAGGCCATTGGGGTCTGTAGCTGTCAGTGAAACCGTGTAGTATCCCTCACGGGCATAGGTGTGTGTAACATTGGAACCGGTGGCGGTTGAACCATCACCAAAGTTCCATTTAAGTGTCAGGTCGTCCCCATCAGGGTCATATGAGGTTGAAGTGAATGCAAATGTCCTGATTGATGTTGAGCCACAGTAGGCGTAGCTGAAGTCAGCCACAGGTTTGCTTCCTGTGAAGGTGGGCCTGTTCTTTGTAATGTACCATTCCTCTGCAGCTGCATCATCGTAGGGTGTTGTCTGATTAAACCGGGGAAATGTTCCGTTCCAGTCCCCGACGAAGGCCGCGTATCCATGATCGTTGCGCCACACCTGCGTTCCATTGTACAGGGTGCTCTGATTTATAACCTCATAGTTCTGCTGGTTGGCCTCATAGAAGTTCCTGGCACCATTGAGGAAGTCATAGATTATCTCGGCACCATCCCATGCAGTTGCATAGTAGTTGGCCCCTGCCCCCGTGAACATCCTTGCAAAATTGTAAACAGTTTCAACGGGGTTTTTAACCTCATAGTCCTCAACCCAGCCGGTTGAGAAGCATACGTGGAGTAGAATTGCTGGTATGCCATACTTGAATGGAGCATAGAATGTGGTGCCGTTCACCATCATCATGTCACCGGCACCCCATATGTACCCATCCCTTGCAACAAGGCCAAATGGTGGTGTGGCGTTGCCTCCACGGCCATCATAGTGGCCCGCCATGTAGCCACCGTGTCCAGCGTATATCACTGCATCTGCCCCGTACATACCCTTCAGTATGTTCTTGACGGTTGCATTGTTCCTGTAGAGCTCAAGAACCTGGTAACCCCTGTTTTTGAGGGTCGTTGCAACCTTCTTTGCCTCATCATACATGTAAGGGCTGTCGGAGAGGCTATCTGCTACTATGAGTATGTGGGCCTCTGCCACTGGAAATGTGATGACTGATGCGATGATGAGTGCTGTGACTATAAATCCTGATACCCTCATCGTATTCACCGATCAGCTTTATGGCTTCACATAAACTTAAACATATGATGGTATCTTGGTGCTCAGACTCACATACCATGGTATTCGTCAAGTGACTTCACTGTTATTTTTCCCATGCGGACTGCTTCAATGGCATTCAGGGCCGCCCTGGCCCCGGCGAGTGTCGTGACGTAGGGTATTCCCAGTTCAACCGCCATCCTCCTTATGAGGTAGCCGTCATCGGCTGACTGCTTCCCTGATGGTGTGTTTATTATGAGACCAACTTCACCGTTGAGGATGGCGTCCCTGATGTTTGGTGACCCCTGGCTCACCTTCCTCACAACCTCTATATCCGCTATGTCACTGACTGCCCTGGCCGTTCCCCTGGTTGCCATGATCCTGAAGCCGAGTTCATCGGCCTTTTTAACGATATCAGCTATCTTATCCTTGTCCTGGTCCCTGACACTTATGAAGACCTTCCCCTCGTTGAGGAGGTCCATGCTGGCTGAGAGCTGGGACTTGTAGTAGGCTATGCCAAAGTTCTCATCTATTCCCATGGCCTCACCCGTTGATTTCATCTCAGGGCCCAGGACCGAATCTGCTCCAGGTAGCTTTATGAATGGGAATACAGATTCCTTCACAGCAACGTGTTCTATATCCTTCTCCTCTGTGAGGCCAAGGTCCCTGAGCTTCGCACCCATCATGAGCCTCGCAGCCATCTTGGCAAGGGGAACCCCGGTCGCCTTGCTGACAAAGGGCACTGTACGGCTTGCCCTCGGGTTTGCCTCGAGTATGTAGACTGATGGATCTGAGTCTGGCTTTACAGCGTACTGTATGTTTATGAGGCCCACCACCTCAAGTTCAAGGGCCAGTCTCCTTGTGTAATCCTTTATGGTATCAATTATGTCCTCAGGGATGCTCTGTGGTGGTATCACGCACGCCGAATCCCCTGAATGCACTCCTGCCTCCTCTATGTGCTCCATTATACCTCCTATGTAGACGTCGGTGCCGTCGCAGAGTGCATCCACGTCGACCTCTATGGCATCCTCAAGGAACTTGTCCACCAGTATGGGGTGTTCAGGGGATACTCGGACAGCCTCCTTCATGTACTCCTCAAGCTCCACATCATCATAGACTATCTCCATTGCCCTTCCACCCAGCACATAGGAGGGCCTTACGAGTACAGGGTAGCCTATGCGTTCAGCCACGGCCCTTGCATCCTCAAAGGACTTGGCGATTCCGTAGGGTGCCTGGGGTATTCCAAGTTTATTCAGTACCTCAGTGAACCTTTCACGGTCCTCGACCCTGTCTATGCTCTCATGTGGTGTTCCGAGTATCCTCACACCAGCCTCTGCCAGGGGGACCGCCAGGTTTATGGATGTCTGGCCGCCGAACTGGACAACGACGCCCTCAGGTTTCTCCTTCTCGATGATGGAGAGGACGTCCTCGAGGGTGAGGGGCTCGAAGTAGAGCTTATCTGAGATGTCATAGTCTGTACTCACTGTTTCCGGGTTGTTGTTGACCATTATGGTCTCATATCCAGCCTCAGTGAGGGCCATGGCTGCGTGCACACAGCAGTAGTCGAACTCTATCCCCTGACCTATCCTTATTGGACCTGAACCTATGATGAGGACCTTTCTACGGTCTGATACCTCCACCTCATCTTCAAGGTCATAGCAGCCATAGTAGTAGGGTGTCCTGGCCTCAAACTCAGCTGCACATGTATCAACCATCTTGTATACCGGTTTTATATTGTTCTCAAGCCTCAGGGCCCTGATACTGGATTCATCCTTACCTGTGAGGGATGCGAGTCTCGAATCTGAGAAGCCCATCCTCTTGGCCTTGAGGAGTATGCGGGGGTCCTCCAGTGATTCCCTGGTGAGGGATGATTCAAATTCAGCTATGTTGCTTATCTTCTGGAGGAAGAATGGGTCTATCTGTGTCAGCCCATGTATCTCCTCTATGCTCATACCATCCCTGAGGGCTGTGTAGACCTGGAAGAGCCTCTGGTCAGTTGGATTTTCAAGGTCAGCACGTGTGTATGGTGTCTCAGTGAATCCGTCTGCACCGATGTCCAGGGACCTTATGGCCTTGTTGAGGGACTCCTCAAGGGTTCTCCCTATGGCCATGACCTCCCCCGTGGACTTCATCTGAACCCCTATCTCCCTGCTTATCCCCTTGAACTTGTCAAAGGGCCAGCGGGGAATCTTTGTGACCACGTAATCTATTGTGGGCTCGAAGGACGCCGGTGTCTCCTTGGTGATGTCGTTCTGTATCTCATCGAGGGTCATGCCGACGGCTATCTTGGCGGCTATCTTGGCTATGGGGTAACCCGTGGCCTTGGATGCCAGCGCACTGCTCCTGCTGACCCTCGGGTTCACCTCTATGACCTTGTATTCGCCGGTCTCCGGGTGGACAGCGAACTGTATGTTACAGCCACCCTCTATCTTGAGGGCCCTTATGATCTTTATGGCTGCATCCCTCAGCCTCTGGTTGTCCTCGTCGCTGAGGGTCTGGGCAGGTGCAACCACCACGCTTT harbors:
- the carB gene encoding carbamoyl-phosphate synthase large subunit; translation: MPRDESINKVLIIGSGPIQIGQAAEFDYSGSQACKSLREEGIETVLVNSNPATIQTDMEMADRVYVEPLTPEIVAKIIQKEKPDAVLPTMGGQTGLNVATGLAEMGALEGVRVIGSSIETIRRVEDRDLFDSFMKKLNEPVPAARAVNSVEEALEAVEEIGYPVIVRPAFTLGGTGGGVAHSRDELIEIATRGLEMSFINQVLIDQSVLGWKEFEYEVMRDRNDTCIIVCNMENIDPMGIHTGESVVVAPAQTLSDEDNQRLRDAAIKIIRALKIEGGCNIQFAVHPETGEYKVIEVNPRVSRSSALASKATGYPIAKIAAKIAVGMTLDEIQNDITKETPASFEPTIDYVVTKIPRWPFDKFKGISREIGVQMKSTGEVMAIGRTLEESLNKAIRSLDIGADGFTETPYTRADLENPTDQRLFQVYTALRDGMSIEEIHGLTQIDPFFLQKISNIAEFESSLTRESLEDPRILLKAKRMGFSDSRLASLTGKDESSIRALRLENNIKPVYKMVDTCAAEFEARTPYYYGCYDLEDEVEVSDRRKVLIIGSGPIRIGQGIEFDYCCVHAAMALTEAGYETIMVNNNPETVSTDYDISDKLYFEPLTLEDVLSIIEKEKPEGVVVQFGGQTSINLAVPLAEAGVRILGTPHESIDRVEDRERFTEVLNKLGIPQAPYGIAKSFEDARAVAERIGYPVLVRPSYVLGGRAMEIVYDDVELEEYMKEAVRVSPEHPILVDKFLEDAIEVDVDALCDGTDVYIGGIMEHIEEAGVHSGDSACVIPPQSIPEDIIDTIKDYTRRLALELEVVGLINIQYAVKPDSDPSVYILEANPRASRTVPFVSKATGVPLAKMAARLMMGAKLRDLGLTEEKDIEHVAVKESVFPFIKLPGADSVLGPEMKSTGEAMGIDENFGIAYYKSQLSASMDLLNEGKVFISVRDQDKDKIADIVKKADELGFRIMATRGTARAVSDIADIEVVRKVSQGSPNIRDAILNGEVGLIINTPSGKQSADDGYLIRRMAVELGIPYVTTLAGARAALNAIEAVRMGKITVKSLDEYHGM